The following coding sequences are from one Halictus rubicundus isolate RS-2024b chromosome 11, iyHalRubi1_principal, whole genome shotgun sequence window:
- the LOC143358969 gene encoding general transcription factor 3C polypeptide 1 — protein MAYPTINLVDIVIDEVALEGLDGITLQALWLRLEQRLHNPSPIPKPLMAQVWSICIGVTEFSFYELETAREALVIFDRYEYVDPDLGTILEPENVPPDIYPHCPIYNAAKGIKGSCSSFFTRKDITDSVRLLTVDDATKMYGNKLVIVASQSARNYALMGDDVTPLIDLNVIQYCFLERVGRSRYHGEVTQGKLSLSALREDPKSLFYHRKLLLRHKLITKQIHHQKSGGHCCNGSLLHLTRFFVERKPKAIFLAEEVIKILQSKPNCVAEYDEIKRKLRIENAIKKLFKTTFFQKIVKTDIIVPYRTLYPNAEPTEWQQKNKSEKEKRIKVVQLLLPTIDVTEAWKDDVQEEDELHEIDISNHKFCVPYMKQVNDIVESTGSNGICQGVLAKTMGLTKLQSRTVLRNIVKQGIVATYMNDIGRQRLTKYVSKKFEKNSMLSKQFNTEMHKIKELTKQIIAENDDSSKKAAVNDKPNDTTVQNIEASESAVTNENNKPDQERSNESIIDMQNSFRAVNKILYKYNITKLPNRYKRTSLGLKHTAPDRKASLNNTVAITDVTEVAMSEKAAATYKNMKVSFNVLAPVKTRKSSTEVFGFMENVQNSEKRTSNNHITYRLLRRANMIIESVKEHQVIDDVTKLLKMIHEEEDKEGYIVKIDKKSLLRLLQKLAKDNLVKNIKVILNSSGKEKSLIFICDPSIDVDNAVIQSAVEQAKLKFFSLLSQKPRAPPKRYPEKSENSKSGSIGGDSNKPEDTFCLKPFKPLTANSKCGSRGSKKYGYSPKFIRMQMLHTILFYLVYEHPGETSISKNEQIQTLRNNDFNITDDLIEEFSTIYTKDVSWKMFVPPLPNYTGWPRGWTLMCDVLLRLPLSIFLKLHYISYVIPELDDYINHPIRKHYLVRELPLEIRNTLLYERKYIFNIHETVTRLCYIGLVQFGPQKLKEKDQVFLYVNRRAELLDTTSSAPSYHKVEDKSYPVYNYNFDELAVVEKYWYDMWNTCIRTPLGGRLVVQGMDIILEDVNKKTALMEAVLARTPEEAVQRDTGYVPGDRKGAAGIDSACFAHLKRNWSWAISSSTQQQTKKQQPLQCERDTYLSTIKAKPIKFTEFPGLKKVSGPPSVNATELRRKAQSKADGTNQQKKYEALTCCRNTKEKSYVRRVLPRKCTYRKRIKYDEVDCTALQRMHKLRVDWDPYEDKILLICKVAMVYLCPNPRKQVITFSMVRDVLRTYSLVSYNKTSRACQRRLLYMLRRQQYVNIVALGVEEIKQNFFIGKRFNDAMEKLKEDFKTSFEFETQVAEVFKSLVAYIIKKYYDISDVEVKELVVMPRTSQEFNMLYKVVHPTKPFGNRGFTKDVRNVSDVHSAVVNSVIHSSICCGKDRRSWAYQLFKVYQQYPEMLLRNAMAKIRTDQLVTVKKSQLPTIKKFGHYMPMSSSQYQLSSNYVYKFHTKWSYELFKESYDVFFKLSNWYYQTQSADPNETSDGYAGVEVTPMTGGVVAAMHDYITKGQMDFDIEIPNQVIMLDPRMQEKDETYFRIAKRYQDMLVSLDNLNKSTIVDLQQNNASDTNQDGLLDLDTEKNLLSNEFDIEERNFEDAKSLADYDENFNSDDEIAHTVADDNTIKFQDGTKIVLNKDDVARAIALYDEDSAMEIENDNSRGPKNREDSTVVTIDTQEELTTGNKRVRSESRDESDVDEPSKKKSKSDTETISTEDSNTSPTVNKSTAQEVDNANNEKQSVSNKKSEAVTPSWNANGQTSTRVSDILKNIPSEQCYLHQYCKIDDSGDMRKRYTRLALLRMREELSDLTSADSHHAHEYFVVNVFKVFYSLTPPNSHGSSEGIAFRDLVIPPELLPLRLEAVNDLVNELNKFAVFPSDGISFSDFKETIDSESYLRDADTVYKFVREKKELGASILELSDQFLGSLGENLLHNIVSLLTKHRLLLRTGVTVVRYVHHHYADSWLIHSYKICRLERDSLVPVPKNTVYITEPEVIIHEGDNPNVPSENKTANLAEILKEIEPETKNQENGSSDKELSENEENIQAKRRVQRKRTGLMPQKDMSRAAKQLDLAAKEEIKVVIKPWIRIDGVLNRRVLDRMLGAVLLYCLTHPGVALTKIQNRFLPVLQPCHTRELVEILVKLECLNRIIFEKPRVTLFSKPSRLETKIINNDWNVEEDIFLEPTTGAMLKFSIFLSTKMYNSDYIK, from the exons ATGGCATATCCTACAATTAATTTGGTCGATATAGTTATCGACGAAGTTGCTTTGGAAGGTTTAGATGGAATCACATTGCAAG cacTATGGTTGCGTTTGGAGCAACGGCTGCACAATCCCTCACCCATTCCAAAGCCGCTGATGGCTCAAGTCTGGTCAATATGCATAGGTGTTacagaattttcattttacgaACTTGAGACCGCAAGAGAAGCCCTAGTCATCTTTGATCGTTATGAATATGTAGATCCTGACTTAGGTACCATATTGGAACCT GAGAATGTGCCACCAGACATTTATCCACACTGCCCTATATACAACGCTGCAAAAGGAATCAAAGGATCCTGTTCGTCCTTTTTTACCCGTAAAGATATAACAGATAGCGTTAGATTGCTTACCGTAGATGATGCAACAAAAATGTATGGAAACAAGCTAGTTATTGTTGCATCTCAATCTGCAAGGAATTATGCGTTAATGGGAGATGATGTGACCCCCTTGATCGATTTAAATGTAATACAATACTGTTTCCTTGAGAGAGTAGGCAGGTCAAGGTACCACGGTGAAGTTACACAGGGTAAATTGAGTCTTAGCGCGCTGCGGGAGGATCCTAAGAGTCTGTTTTACcatagaaaattattgttacgCCATAAATTGATAACAAAACAGATACATCATCAGAAAAGTGGTGGTCATTGCTGTAATGGAAGTCTGTTGCATCTCACGAGGTTTTTCGTTGAGAGAAAACCAAAAGCAATATTTTTGGCAGAAGAAGTTATCAAGATTCTACAGTCGAAACCTAATTGCGTTGCTGAGTACGATGAAATAAAGCGAAAGTTGAGGATTGAGAACGCGATTAAGAAGTTGTTCAAAACTACGTTTTTCCAAAAGATTGTGAAGACTGATATT ATAGTACCATATAGAACACTGTATCCGAATGCAGAGCCTACGGAGTGGCAGCAAAAGAATAAATCAGAGAAGGAAAAGAGGATTAAAGTAGTACAATTATTACTCCCCACTATCGATGTTACTGAAGCATGGAAAGACGATGTGCAAGAGGAGGATGAGCTGCATG aaattgATATCTCAAACCACAAATTCTGTGTACCATACATGAAGCAAGTCAACGATATAGTTGAGTCTACTGGAAGCAACGGTATATGCCAAGGTGTACTAGCCAAAACCATGGGTTTAACCAAATTGCAATCGCGCACAGTGTTGAGAAACATAGTCAAACAAGGCATTGTTGCAACTTACATGAACGACATAGGTAGACAGAGACTCACGAAGTATGTGtcaaagaaattcgaaaaaaataGCATGTTAAGTAAACAGTTTAATACGGAAATGCACAAGATAAAGGAGCTAACAAAGCAGATAATAGCAGAAAACGACGACTCGAGTAAAAAAGCAGCTGTAAATGACAAACCAAATGATACGACTGTCCAAAACATAGAAGCTAGCGAATCTGCTGTAaccaatgaaaataataaaccTGATCAAGAGAGGTCGAACGAATCGATAATAGATATGCAAAACTCTTTTCGTGctgttaataaaatattatacaaatataACATAACAAAGTTGCCAAACAGATACAAACGTACATCCTTAGGTTTAAAGCATACTGCTCCAGACAGGAAAGCAAGTTTAAATAACACCGTTGCGATTACTGATGTTACTGAAGTAGCGATGAGTGAGAAAGCAGCAGCCACTTATAAAAACATGAAAGTTTCTTTCAATGTTCTAGCCCCTGTTAAGACTCGTAAGTCTTCTACCGAAGTGTTTGGATTCATGGAAAACGTGCAGAATAGTGAAAAGAGGACTTCCAATAATCATATCACGTACAGACTGTTGCGAAGGGCTAACATGATTATAGAGTCTGTTAAAGAGCACCAGGTCATCGATGATGTGACAAAATTGCTGAAGATGATCCACGAAGAGGAAGACAAGGAAGGCTACATTGTGAAGATTGATAAGAAATCTCTGCTGAGATTGTTACAAAAGCTTGCAAAAGACAATTTAGTGAAGAACATAAAAGTAATTCTTAATAGCAGTGGAAAAGAGAAATCTTTGATATTCATATGCGATCCGAGCATCGATGTGGACAATGCTGTCATTCAGTCGGCAGTGGAGCAAGCGAAGCTGAAGTTCTTTTCACTGTTATCCCAGAAACCCAGAGCACCTCCAAAGAGGTATCCAGAGAAGTCAGAGAACAGTAAAAGTGGCAGCATCGGAGGAGATTCGAATAAACCTGAAGACACGTTCTGCTTGAAACCGTTCAAACCTCTGACTGCAAACTCCAAGTGTGGTTCAAGAGGGTCCAAAAAATATGGGTATAGTCCAAAATTCATACGCATGCAAATGTTGCACACTATTCTGTTTTATCTGGTGTATGAGCACCCTGGCGAGACATCTATTTCGAAAAACGAGCAAATACAAACTCTGCGGAACAATGATTTTAATATCACAGATGATCTTATAGAAGAGTTCAGTACAATTTACACTAAGGATGTCAGTTGGAAAATGTTCGTACCACCTCTGCCGAACTACACTG GTTGGCCTCGAGGCTGGACGCTAATGTGCGACGTACTCTTGCGTCTTCCATTATCTATATTCCTAAAACTCCATTACATCTCTTACGTTATACCAGAATTGGACGATTACATAAACCATCCCATTCGAAAGCACTATTTAGTTCGAGAGCTGCCACTAGAGATTCGTAACACTCTGCTGTATGAACGCAAGTACATTTTCAACATCCACGAAACTGTGACGAGGCTGTGTTACATCGGGTTGGTACAGTTCGGACCACAGAAGTTGAAGGAGAAAGATCAAGTGTTTCTTTATGTGAATCGTCGAGCGGAGCTGTTGGACACAACTTCTTCTGCCCCTAGCTACCATAAAGTCGAGGATAAATCGTATCCGGTATACAATTATAATTTCGATGAGCTAGCGGTGGTTGAGAAGTACTGGTACGACATGTGGAATACTTGCATCAGAACTCCATTGGGTGGTCGTTTGGTGGTCCAAGGCATGGACATAATATTGGAGGACGTCAACAAGAAAACCGCATTGATGGAGGCAGTGTTGGCTCGCACTCCGGAAGAAGCTGTGCAAAGGGACACGGGATACGTTCCTGGCGATCGGAAGGGAGCTGCGGGGATAGATTCAGCGTGCTTCGCACACTTGAAGAGAAACTGGAGCTGGGCAATCAGCAGCAGTACTCAGCAGCAGACGAAGAAGCAGCAGCCACTGCAGTGCGAGAGGGACACATACCTCTCAACAATAAAAGCGAAGCCTATCAAGTTCACCGAGTTCCCTGGCTTGAAGAAAGTCTCTGGCCCTCCTTCTGTCAACGCGACGGAGCTGAGGAGAAAGGCGCAGTCTAAAGCAGACGGTACGAACCAGCAAAAGAAGTATGAAGCGTTGACATGCTGTCGAAACACTAAAGAGAAGTCTTACGTAAGGAGAGTGCTGCCACGCAAGTGTACGTATAGGAAGAGGATCAAATACGATGAGGTTGACTGTACAGCTTTACAGCGGATGCACAAGTTGAGGGTGGACTGGGACCCGTACGAGGATAAGATTCTGTTGATCTGCAAAGTGGCCATGGTGTATCTGTGTCCGAACCCAAGGAAGCAAGTAATTACATTTTCCATGGTCAGAGATGTTCTGCGAACCTATTCGCTGGTTTCATACAATAAAACGTCGAGAGCTTGTCAGAGAAGGTTGCTGTACATGCTCAGGCGACAACAGTACGTGAACATTGTTGCCTTAGGAGTCGAGGAGATTAAGCAGAATTTTTTCATCGGGAAACGCTTCAATGACGCTATGGAGAAGCTCAAGGAAGACTTCAAGACCTCCTTCGAGTTTGAAACGCAGGTTGCCGAGGTGTTCAAGTCGCTGGTTGCTTACATCATTAAAAAATACTATGACATTTCAGATGTCGAAGTGAAGGAGCTCGTCGTCATGCCTCGCACCTCACAAGAGTTTAACATGCTGTACAAGGTGGTGCACCCCACGAAACCATTTGGCAACCGTGGGTTCACCAAGGATGTTCGAAACGTTAGTGACGTTCACTCTGCAGTCGTCAACTCTGTCATCCACAGCTCCATATGCTGTGGGAAGGACAGGAGGTCGTGGGCGTACCAGTTGTTCAAAGTGTACCAACAGTACCCTGAAATGCTGTTGCGTAACGCAATGGCAAAGATCAGGACTGATCAGCTGGTCACTGTCAAAAAGAGTCAGCTGCCCACGATCAAGAAGTTCGGCCATTACATGCCGATGAGCAGCTCGCAATATCAGCTGAGCAGTAATTATGTATACAAATTTCACACCAAGTGGTCTTACGAACTCTTTAAAGAGTCGTACGACGTTTTCTTTAAGCTTAGCAATTGGTATTACCAGACTCAATCGGCCGATCCGAATGAGACATCGGATGGTTACGCGGGGGTTGAGGTGACGCCGATGACTGGCGGAGTGGTAGCAGCGATGCATGACTACATAACAAAAGGTCAGATGGACTTCGACATCGAGATACCCAACCAGGTGATCATGCTTGACCCAAGGATGCAGGAGAAAGACGAGACTTACTTTAGGATCGCCAAGAGATACCAGGACATGTTAGTGAGTCTGGATAATTTGAACAAAAGTACAATTGTCGACCTTCAGCAGAACAACGCCAGCGATACTAATCAAGATGGCCTTCTGGATCTGGATACAGAGAAGAATTTATTGTCAAATGAATTCGACATTGAGGAAAGAAATTTTGAGGATGCGAAGAGCCTCGCCGACTATGATGAGAACTTTAATAGCGACGACGAAATTGCTCATACTGTTGCCGACGACAATACAATCAAGTTTCAAGATGGAACTAAGATTGTGCTGAACAAGGACGATGTTGCGCGTGCAATTGCACTGTACGATGAGGACTCGGCGATGGAGATAGAGAATGATAACAGTCGCGGACCGAAAAATAGAGAAGACAGCACTGTTGTCACAATAGATACGCAAGAAGAGTTAACGACTGGTAATAAAAGGGTTCGGAGTGAAAGCAGAGATGAGTCTGACGTAGATGAACCGAGCAAGAAGAAGTCCAAGTCTGATACCGAAACAATCAGCACAGAGGACTCGAATACATCACCGACTGTGAATAAAAGCACTGCACAGGAGGTTGATAATGCTAACAATGAAAAGCAAAGTGTTTCAAACAAAAAGAGTGAGGCTGTTACACCATCATGGAACGCGAATGGGCAGACCTCCACTCGAGTCAGTGACATACTGAAGAACATTCCTTCGGAACAATGTTATCTGCACCAGTATTGCAAGATTGATGACTCGGGCGACATGCGGAAGAGATACACTCGGTTAGCCTTGCTGAGGATGAGAGAAGAGTTGAGTGACTTAACATCGGCTGACAGTCACCATGCTCACGAGTACTTCGTGGTGAACGTGTTCAAAGTCTTCTACTCGTTGACTCCGCCAAATTCGCATGGTTCAAGCGAAGGCATAGCTTTTAGGGATCTTGTGATACCTCCAGAGCTGCTGCCTTTAAGATTGGAGGCTGTAAATGATTTAGTTAACGAGTTGAATAAATTCGCTGTTTTTCCTAGCGACGGGATCTCGTTTTCGGATTTTAAGGAAACGATAGATTCGGAATCCTATTTGAGAGACGCAGATACGGTTTACAAATTTGTTCGCGAGAAAAAGGAATTGGGGGCTAGTATTTTAGAACTGTCAGACCAGTTTCTGGGTAGTCTAGGGGAAAATTTGTTGCACAACATTGTTTCGTTGCTTACTAAACACCGTCTGCTTCTAAGGACTGGAGTGACAGTCGTTCGATACGTTCACCATCATTACGCTGACTCCTGGCTGATACATTCGTATAAGATTTGTCGTCTTGAGAGAGACTCGCTAGTCCCAGTGCCTAAAAATACAGTATACATTACGGAGCCTGAAGTGATAATACATGAAGGCGACAATCCAAACGTACCATCAGAAAACAAAACAGCTAATCTTGCCGAGATCTTGAAAGAAATTGAACCTGAGACAAAGAATCAGGAAAATGGAAGTT